Genomic DNA from Candidatus Kryptobacter tengchongensis:
AACACTTGGCATCTTGATTGGGAAATTTTAATTTTCATTCTGTAAATGTATTTTGCAAAATTTCAACAGCGCTTTTTTGGATCAAAATCATTTGATTATTTAAAATGTCATAAGTTGATGCTTTATATGCCTCCAAAATGTTAAGACCAGGGATATTTCTTCCAGATTTATAAACATTCAAGTCAGTCTTAGCGGTTAAAAGCAAAACTTTCTTATTTAAAAGGTTAAATGCCCTCAAAATCTCAACCATTCTCTTCGTTTTCGGCTGTTCAAATGTGAAATCCTCAACAACGATTATCTGCTCATCTTTGAGCTTATAAGTTAAAGCAGATTTTCTTGCAAGTTGTTTGACCTTCTTGGGCAAATCAAGACTATAATCCCTCGGCACTGGACCAAAAACTGTTCCACCACCAACCCAAAGTGGTGATCTAATAGAACCTGCCCTTGCTCTTCCCGTATGTTTTTGTGGCCAAGGCTTTCTACCTCCACCTCTTACCTCTCCACGTGTCTTCGTTTTGTGCGTTCCTTGTCTCTGATTCGCAAGGTAAGCTTTAACAGCCAAATAAATTGCGTGATCATTAGGCTTTATCTCAAAAATATCGGGCCTTAACTCAACATACTCACCCGACTTCGTCCCATCAATTTTATAAACCTCAACCTTCATTCTTAACTTTCGGTTAATTTTTTTAAAGTTTGTTTTCTCTCACCTTAAAGAATTCAAATCTCTCAACTTGACTTGATTATTTTAACATAACTATTTTTTGCTCCTGGGACCGAACCTTTCACAACAAGTAAATTTGAGTCCGGTATCACCTCAACAACTTCAAGATTCCTAACTGTAACTTGTTCATCTCCCATATGCCCAGCCATTCTCTGACCTTTAAATGTATGTGACGGGAAAGAACTTGAACCAACTGACCCAGGCGCCCTATGTCTATCACTTTGACCATGGGTCTTCGGACCCCCACCAAATCCATGACGCTTCACAACGCCTTGAAAACCTTTACCCTTTGATCTTCCCGTTACCTTAACAAAATCACCAACCGAAAAAACATCCTCAACTCTTATCTGATCACCGGGTTTATACTTGCTTATGTCAAAACCTTTAAATTCCTTAAGCACCCTCAAAAACGGAACATTTGCTTTCTTAAAATGTCCCTGTAGTGGCTTTGGCGTTCTCTTTTCCTTTCTCAACCCAAAACCAAGCTGAAGAGCTTCATAACCATCTTTTTCCTTCGTTTTCACCTGCACGACATAACAAGGACCAACTTCAAGGACAGTGCAAGGTATGGCGACACCATTTTCAGCAAAAATTGTAGTCATCCCAAGTTTTTTTCCTATCAATCCAACCATATCTAAAATTTAGTTTAAATTTTTTATGTCTTAATCTCCACTTCTACTCCCGCTGGTAAATCAATTTTCGTTAAAACATCCATCGTTTTCGTATTCCAGTTTAAAATATCAATCAACCTTTTATGCGTTCTTATCTCAAACTGTTCGCGGGATTTTTTATCAACATGCGGTGACCTTAAAACTGTGAAAACCGAGCGCTTTGTCGGCAGGGGTATAGGCCCTGAGACAACAGCGCCCGTTTGTTTAACAGCTCTTACAATTCTATCAGCTGACTTGTCAATTAAACGATGATCGTATGACTTTAACTTGATTCTAATTTTTCTCTGCTGTGCCATTTTTAGATAAAACCTGTTTTATTCAAGTATCTTCGTTACTACTCCAGCGCCAACTGTTTTACCACCCTCACGAATAGCAAATCTTAATCCTTCCTCCATAGCAACGGGTGCAATCAATTCAATTGTAAGCCTCACATTATCACCCGGCATAACCATTTCTTGCCCCTCGGGCAAACCAATTATCGTACCAGTAACATCAGTCGTTCTAAAGTAAAACTGTGGTCTATAACCCTTATAGAAAGGAGTATGGCGTCCACCTTCTTCCTTTGAAAGAATATAAACCTCAGCTTCAAATTTTGTATGTGGAGTAATTGTCCCAGGCGCAGCTATAACCATACCACGTTCAAGCTCATCCTTTTCAATACCGCGCAAGAGCAATCCAACATTATCACCTGCAATTGCCTCATCAAGCTCTTTGCGGAACATCTCAATACCTGTTACGACCGTTTTCTTATGCTGACCAAGCCCTACAACCTCAACTTCATCACCAAGTTTTACCCTACCTCTTTCAACACGTCCAGTTCCAACAGTTCCACGACCAGTTATTGAGAAAACATCCTCAACTGGCATAAGGAAAGGCTTGTCAATATCACGCTGTGGCAATGGAATATAATTATCAATGGCATCAAGCAACTGATAAATTGGCTGGAGATCTGGATGATCTGGGGTTGTCTCTGGCTTCATTCCTGCCTCAAGAGCTTTCAAAGCACTACCCCTTATGACAGGAACTTCATCTCCAGGGAATTCATACTTCTTCAAAAGATCCCGAACCTCAAGTTCAACAAGATCAAGAAGCTCTGGATCATCAACCATATCCACCTTATTCATAAATACAACGATATAGGGCACATTAACCTGCCTTGCAAGAAGAACATGCTCTCTTGTTTGAGGCATAACACCATCATTTGCAGCAACAACAAGAATTGCACCGTCCATCTGAGCTGCACCAGTAATCATGTTCTTTATGTAGTCAGCATGACCAGGGCAATCAACATGTGCATAATGCCTCTTTTCGGTAGAGTACTCAACATGTGAAACCGCAATTGTAATACCACGAGCTCTTTCTTCTGGGGCATTGTCAATTGATTCAAAAGGTCTTGGCTGAGCAAGACCCTTCTTCGCAAGCGCATAAGTTATCGCAGCTGTCAATGTTGTTTTCCCATGGTCAATGTGACCAATTGTTCCAACATTGACATGAGGTTTGTCTCTTACGAATTTTTCCTTCGCCATAACTCTCCTTCTCCTTAATTTTTAGTTTTTAAACATTTAATGTTTCTTTCTTACCTTTAACTTTCTCAATAATTGTATCAGCAATTTGCTGCGGAACTTCTTCATAGTGATGGAATTGCATCGTATAAATCGCCCTTCCTTGCGTGATAGATCTTAATCTTGTCGCGTAGCCAAACATTTCAGCAAGCGGAACAAGAGCTTTTATAACTTGACCATCTTTACGCATATTTATACCTTCAATTCTTCCACGCCTTGAGTTTAAATCTCCTATCACATCTCCGAGATATTCCTCAGGCGTTATAACCTCAACTTCCATAATCGGCTCAAGAAGAACAGGTTCAGCCTGCTTTGCCGCTTCTTTAAATGCAATTGAAGCAGCTATCTTAAAAGCAAGATCAGACGAATCAACCTCATGATAAGAACCATCAAAGAGCGTTACCTTAACATCAACAACAGGATAACCAGCGATTATTCCATTTTGCATTGCTTCTCTTATTCCCTGATCAACAGCAGGGATAAACTCTTTCGGCACAACACCACCAACTATAGCATCTATAAACTCATAACCTTTGCCACGATTTGGCTCAATTTCAATCCAAACATGCCCATATTGACCGCGTCCGCCCGTTTGACGGATAAATTTACCCTCTGCTCTTGCTTTTCTCTTTATCGTTTCCTTATATGCAACTTGTGGCTTACCGATATTTGCCTCAACTCTAAATTCACGCTTAAGCCTATCAACAATTATTTCAAGATGCAATTCACCCATTCCGCTTATTAGCGTTTGCCCAGTTTCCTCATCAACCGTTACCCTGAAAGTTGGATCTTCATCCATAAGTTTTGCAAGCGCTTCTCCAAGCTTGTCTTGATCCGCTTTCGTCTTCGGCTCAATTGCAACCGAAATAACTGGCTCGGGGAAGTCCATCTTCTCCAGCAAAATAGGATCATCTTCAGAGCATAGCGTATCACCGGTTTTTGTAAATTTCAAACCAACAAGCGCAACTATATCACCAGCATAAGCCTCTTCAACATCCTCACGATGATTCGCATGCATCCTTAAAATTCGCCCAACCCTTTCCTTCTTACCCTGAACTGAATTATAAACATAAGAACCAGCTTTCAATGTGCCCGAGTAAACTCTGATAAATGTCAATTTACCAACATACGGATCAGTCATTATCTTAAACGCAAGCGCCGTAAATTTCTCATCATCCGAAACCATCCTAATAACTTTATCATCTTTGAACGGGTGATGACCAACGATTTGACCGTTGTTTATATCAAGCGGTGAAGGCAGATAATCAACGACAGCATCAAGCAAACGCTGAATTCCCTTGTTTTTGAAAGCAGAACCACAAAGAACAGGAACAATTTTGAACTCAAGCGTTGCCCTTCTTATGGCAGACTTAATCTCATCCTCGCTTATCTCTTCACCATCAAGATATTTAACAAGCAATGTATCATCAAATTCAGAAACCGCTTCAAGCATCTTTGTTCTATACTCAACAGCCATATTCATCAACTCCCTCGGGATATCAAACTCTTCCCATGTTGCCCCAAGCGTTTCCTCCTTATAGACAACAGCTTTCATCTTTACAAGGTCAATTATACCTGTGAATAACTCACCCTGCCCCATTGGCAACTGTATCGGCACTGGGTTTGCTCCGAGACGCTCACGAATCATATTAACAACATTAAAGAAATCCGCACCAACTCTATCCATCTTGTTAACAAAGGCAATTCTTGGAACACGATACTTATTTGCCTGCCTCCATACTGTTTCAGATTGTGGTTCAACCCCACCAACAGCGCAAAAAAGAGCAATCGCGCCATCAAGAACACGCAAAGATCTTTCAACTTCAACCGTAAAATCAACATGTCCTGGGGTATCTATAATGTTAATTCTATGTCCCCTCCAGAAACATGTCGTTGCAGCACTTGTAATGGTTATACCACGCTCCCTTTCCTGAGGCAAAAAGTCCATCGTTGCTGAACCCTCATGAACCTCGCCCATTCTATGAATTTTACCTGTGTAATACAAAATTCTTTCAGTTGTCGTTGTCTTTCCAGCATCTATATGGGCCATTATCCCGATATTTCTCGTTTTATCTAATGGATACTCCCTCGGCATATTCTTAATTTTAGCACCTCAAAAATTTTGTTTTTAAAAATCACCACCTAAAATGAGCAAAAGCTTTATTTGCTTCAGCCATTTTATGTGTATCTTCACGCTTTTTCACAGCCATACCCTCATTTCTTGCAGCAGCCATCAATTCCTCAGCAAGTTTAACCATCATCGGCTTTCCCTTCCTTTCGCGTGCATATTGAACAATCCATCTTAAAGCAAGGGAAATACTTCTTTCAGGTCTAACCTCAATTGGAACTTGATATGTCGCACCGCCAACCCTTCTTGGCCTCACCTCAAGAATAGGCTTTACATTCTCAAGCGCTTTCCTGAAAACCTCAAGTGGATCCTGTCCCGTTTTCTGTTTTATTATCTCAAAAGCGTTATAAACAATTTTCCTTGCTATACTTTTTTTGCCATCCTTCATAACCTTGTTAATCAATTTCGCAACAAGAACATCATTATATTTGGGATCCGGGGCTATTTGCCTTGGTTCAGCTCTCCTTCTTCTCATAAACTTAATTCCTTAAATTACTTTTGTTGTTCTTTAGGTTTTTTCGCCCCATACTTTGAGCGACCTTGTTTCCTACCTTCAACCCCAGCTGTATCAAGTGCTCCACGAATTATATGATATCTCACTCCAGGCAAATCTTTAACTCTTCCACCACGAACCAAAACAATAGAGTGTTCCTGAAGATTATGCCCTTCGCCAGGGATATAGGCAATAACCTCAATTCCATTCGTAAGCCTTACTTTTGCAACTTTTCTCAATGCCGAATTTGGTTTCTTCGGCGTCGTCGTATAAACTCTAACACAAACTCCTCTTTTTTGAGGACATCCCTGTAAAGCTGGGGATTTGCTCTTCCATCTAACTTTTTCTCTGCCGTAACGAATTAGCTGATTGATTGTCGGCAAAATCAACACCTCAATTTATTTTTACAAAAGTAAAATTTAACAAAAAAAGTTATTTTTCTCAAACTCAAAATACAAAAACAAACGCTCGTGCACCACCGGGGACTCGAACCCCGAACCAACGGATTAAGAGTCCGCTGCTCTACCATGTTGAGCTAGTGGTGCACTACCTCTTAACGAGGCAGTTTCAAATATAAAAAATTTTTCAAATAAAATCAAATTTACGGAAAACAGTTCCCATTGTAGGAAAGCGATGCATTGTTTTACTTCATTTTCCACATATAGCGCCCTAAACACCAACATTTTCCCCAATACGTCTCCCCCAGAACTTGACTAAATTTCTATGTGTTTTTAAATTTGAGATAGGATTTAAATCAATTTCAATCATAAGCCAATGACAAAAGCGATAAATTTAATTCTTGGATTTATCCTTGTTTATTCCTCCTGTCTTGCCCAGTGGTATTATTTTGGGAGAAACAAAGTCCAATATACAGAGTTTAAATGGGATGTTTTAAAGACAGAACACTTTGATATCTATTATCATCCCGAAATGAAAGATCTTGCAGAAAGAGGCGCATATTTCGCAGAGGAAGCATACGCCGAACTTCAAGAAAAGTTCAACATAAACATTATAAACAAAATCCCCCTTGTCTTTTATAGCTCCCATCTCTATTTTCAACAAACGAACACAACACCAGGGCTTATCCCCGAAGGCGTCGGAGGATTCTTTGAATTCATAAAAGGAAGAGTTGTGATCCCATTTGATGGCTCAATTTATCAATTCAAACATGTAATAAAACATGAACTCGTACATGTCTTCACACTTCACAAAACTCAGCGTGTTCTCAAAGACCACAGATTACCATCCGAAAAAATGCCACCCTTATGGTTTACGGAAGGTCTTGCCGAGTTCTGGTCCACAAAATGGGACAACCAAGGGGAAATGCTTTTAAGAGATGCTGTCCTGAATGACTACATCGTTCCTCTCTCCGAAATGGATAGAATTCATGGGACATTTCTGATGTATAAAGAGGGTCAAAATATACTTGAATACATAGCCCAAAAATATGGCGAAGAAAAAATTCTCCTTTTCTTTGAAAATTTCTGGAAAGCAAACTCCTTTGAAAAAGTTTTTGAGCTAACAATTGGGAAAAACTACAAGCAATTTGATGAAGAATGGCTTTATCATCTAAAGAAAAAATATTATCCACTGCTAAAATATAACGACCCACCCAGCGCCGTCACTAAACCAGTAGTTGTTGAAGGATTTAATATGAAACCCGTCTTCTACAAAGATGGGGATAAAAAAGAAGTTTACTTCGTCGGAAATATAACTGGATATACAAATATCTACAAAGTTGAACTTGGCTCAAACACAAAACCAAAAGTCATAATTGAAGGTGAACGCTCTGATAAATTTGAAGCATTCCATCTCTTTAGAACAAAAATTGACATAAAAAATAATAAACTCGCCTTCATAACAAAAGCTGGCGACCACGACGCAATACACATCTACGACCTGAAAACCGAAAAGATTACGGACATGTTTCAATTTAACTCCCTTGTTATGATCACCTCTCTTTCTTTCTCACCAGATGGAAATGAACTTGCTTTGACAGCTATTAATAAATCAGGGTATAGCGATATTTACATTTTTAACATTGAAAAAAAGAGCCTAAAGAAATTAACAAATGATTTTTACGATGATCGTGAAGTTGCATGGTCGCCGAAAGGCGATAAAATCGCCTTCATTTCAGACCGAACAAATTTTGGAACAGATGGAAAATATAACATTTTCACCTATGATATAAAAAACGATAAAATTGAATATCTAATTTATGGAAACTTCTCATGCTTTTCACCCTCATGGTCTCCAGATGGCAGATTTCTTGCCTTCGTCGCCGACATTGATGGAACACAAAACATATGGGTGCTTGACCTTTCACAGAAAAAATTTATAGCTGAAATTGATGGAACTTCTATACCAAACGAGCCTGAACAATTTGAAATAAAACAAATTACTAATTTAACAACATCCGCCTTTGACCCAACATGGACAGACGATGGTAAAATAATCTTCGTTGCGCTTGAAAATTTGAAATTTCAAATAAGAATGATTGATGATGTTTACGCAAAACTTGAAAAACCAAATTTCACCCAGAAGATAAATCTAAAT
This window encodes:
- a CDS encoding LSU ribosomal protein L4P, translated to MKVEVYKIDGTKSGEYVELRPDIFEIKPNDHAIYLAVKAYLANQRQGTHKTKTRGEVRGGGRKPWPQKHTGRARAGSIRSPLWVGGGTVFGPVPRDYSLDLPKKVKQLARKSALTYKLKDEQIIVVEDFTFEQPKTKRMVEILRAFNLLNKKVLLLTAKTDLNVYKSGRNIPGLNILEAYKASTYDILNNQMILIQKSAVEILQNTFTE
- a CDS encoding LSU ribosomal protein L3P, which codes for MVGLIGKKLGMTTIFAENGVAIPCTVLEVGPCYVVQVKTKEKDGYEALQLGFGLRKEKRTPKPLQGHFKKANVPFLRVLKEFKGFDISKYKPGDQIRVEDVFSVGDFVKVTGRSKGKGFQGVVKRHGFGGGPKTHGQSDRHRAPGSVGSSSFPSHTFKGQRMAGHMGDEQVTVRNLEVVEVIPDSNLLVVKGSVPGAKNSYVKIIKSS
- a CDS encoding SSU ribosomal protein S10P, whose protein sequence is MAQQRKIRIKLKSYDHRLIDKSADRIVRAVKQTGAVVSGPIPLPTKRSVFTVLRSPHVDKKSREQFEIRTHKRLIDILNWNTKTMDVLTKIDLPAGVEVEIKT
- a CDS encoding translation elongation factor 1A (EF-1A/EF-Tu); protein product: MAKEKFVRDKPHVNVGTIGHIDHGKTTLTAAITYALAKKGLAQPRPFESIDNAPEERARGITIAVSHVEYSTEKRHYAHVDCPGHADYIKNMITGAAQMDGAILVVAANDGVMPQTREHVLLARQVNVPYIVVFMNKVDMVDDPELLDLVELEVRDLLKKYEFPGDEVPVIRGSALKALEAGMKPETTPDHPDLQPIYQLLDAIDNYIPLPQRDIDKPFLMPVEDVFSITGRGTVGTGRVERGRVKLGDEVEVVGLGQHKKTVVTGIEMFRKELDEAIAGDNVGLLLRGIEKDELERGMVIAAPGTITPHTKFEAEVYILSKEEGGRHTPFYKGYRPQFYFRTTDVTGTIIGLPEGQEMVMPGDNVRLTIELIAPVAMEEGLRFAIREGGKTVGAGVVTKILE
- a CDS encoding translation elongation factor 2 (EF-2/EF-G), which encodes MPREYPLDKTRNIGIMAHIDAGKTTTTERILYYTGKIHRMGEVHEGSATMDFLPQERERGITITSAATTCFWRGHRINIIDTPGHVDFTVEVERSLRVLDGAIALFCAVGGVEPQSETVWRQANKYRVPRIAFVNKMDRVGADFFNVVNMIRERLGANPVPIQLPMGQGELFTGIIDLVKMKAVVYKEETLGATWEEFDIPRELMNMAVEYRTKMLEAVSEFDDTLLVKYLDGEEISEDEIKSAIRRATLEFKIVPVLCGSAFKNKGIQRLLDAVVDYLPSPLDINNGQIVGHHPFKDDKVIRMVSDDEKFTALAFKIMTDPYVGKLTFIRVYSGTLKAGSYVYNSVQGKKERVGRILRMHANHREDVEEAYAGDIVALVGLKFTKTGDTLCSEDDPILLEKMDFPEPVISVAIEPKTKADQDKLGEALAKLMDEDPTFRVTVDEETGQTLISGMGELHLEIIVDRLKREFRVEANIGKPQVAYKETIKRKARAEGKFIRQTGGRGQYGHVWIEIEPNRGKGYEFIDAIVGGVVPKEFIPAVDQGIREAMQNGIIAGYPVVDVKVTLFDGSYHEVDSSDLAFKIAASIAFKEAAKQAEPVLLEPIMEVEVITPEEYLGDVIGDLNSRRGRIEGINMRKDGQVIKALVPLAEMFGYATRLRSITQGRAIYTMQFHHYEEVPQQIADTIIEKVKGKKETLNV
- a CDS encoding SSU ribosomal protein S7P; this encodes MRRRRAEPRQIAPDPKYNDVLVAKLINKVMKDGKKSIARKIVYNAFEIIKQKTGQDPLEVFRKALENVKPILEVRPRRVGGATYQVPIEVRPERSISLALRWIVQYARERKGKPMMVKLAEELMAAARNEGMAVKKREDTHKMAEANKAFAHFRW
- a CDS encoding SSU ribosomal protein S12P, which translates into the protein MPTINQLIRYGREKVRWKSKSPALQGCPQKRGVCVRVYTTTPKKPNSALRKVAKVRLTNGIEVIAYIPGEGHNLQEHSIVLVRGGRVKDLPGVRYHIIRGALDTAGVEGRKQGRSKYGAKKPKEQQK
- a CDS encoding WD40-like Beta Propeller Repeat, producing the protein MTKAINLILGFILVYSSCLAQWYYFGRNKVQYTEFKWDVLKTEHFDIYYHPEMKDLAERGAYFAEEAYAELQEKFNINIINKIPLVFYSSHLYFQQTNTTPGLIPEGVGGFFEFIKGRVVIPFDGSIYQFKHVIKHELVHVFTLHKTQRVLKDHRLPSEKMPPLWFTEGLAEFWSTKWDNQGEMLLRDAVLNDYIVPLSEMDRIHGTFLMYKEGQNILEYIAQKYGEEKILLFFENFWKANSFEKVFELTIGKNYKQFDEEWLYHLKKKYYPLLKYNDPPSAVTKPVVVEGFNMKPVFYKDGDKKEVYFVGNITGYTNIYKVELGSNTKPKVIIEGERSDKFEAFHLFRTKIDIKNNKLAFITKAGDHDAIHIYDLKTEKITDMFQFNSLVMITSLSFSPDGNELALTAINKSGYSDIYIFNIEKKSLKKLTNDFYDDREVAWSPKGDKIAFISDRTNFGTDGKYNIFTYDIKNDKIEYLIYGNFSCFSPSWSPDGRFLAFVADIDGTQNIWVLDLSQKKFIAEIDGTSIPNEPEQFEIKQITNLTTSAFDPTWTDDGKIIFVALENLKFQIRMIDDVYAKLEKPNFTQKINLNEINKIHWDTPRVPGIQEVNVVTYRGKYDLDIAQSQISTDPIFGTVGGAAIALSDLLGNERYYFLIYNTAQTKDEILKSFNIAVSRVSLSKRTNFAYGIFHFAGRRYDLTDPDLFYYEKAYGGYFALSYPISVFRRIEASIMLNRSDKEIIFGVGERKAMLLSNSLSYVFDNSLWSPTGPIDGKRFNITLAYTTDIQFSNVNYYTLIFDYRYYLRLSTRSAYAVRLTLFYNEGKEARRWFMGGSWDLRGYERWSIRGKKLWLVSQELRFPFIDKFDVKFPFGGIFIGSIRGALFFDAGNAWDNKYTETLGSFGFGIRFNIGGVLVLRYDIGKRIENNLSKVQKSFFHQFFFGWDF